One Amycolatopsis sp. NBC_00355 genomic window carries:
- a CDS encoding rhamnulokinase: MAGTVGPGQLSLEEVRRFPNGGVQAGPVLYWDVLGLYRETLAGIRDAGALDGVGIDSWAVDYGLLDESGALLGNPVHHRDSRTDGVPEKVAASISARELYDVTGLQQLPFNTLYQLVAEQDRLTAARTMLLVPDLLNYWLTGEIGAERTNASTTQLYDVRARTWATDLATRVGIPPRLLPPLCDPGTVVGSARELSGVPVIAVGSHDTASAVVAVPASPGSTFAYISCGTWSLAGLELPEPELGDAALAANFTNEGGVDGTIRFLRNVMGLWVLSETLRTWSRTDLPDLLTAATSAPALAAVVDIDAPEFLAPGDMPARIAAACRATGQRPPSTPAEVVRCIVDSLALAHRRTLRTAADVSGRSFDVVHIVGGGARNELLCQLTADACGVPVLAGPVEAAALGNVLVQARALGEDLPDLPSMRALVRETQEVRRYDPTSHDDWAAAESRLG, from the coding sequence GGGCAGCTGAGCCTGGAAGAGGTCCGGCGGTTCCCCAACGGCGGCGTCCAGGCGGGGCCGGTCCTGTACTGGGACGTCCTCGGGCTGTACCGGGAGACCCTCGCCGGGATCCGCGATGCCGGCGCCTTGGACGGCGTCGGCATCGACTCCTGGGCCGTCGACTACGGGCTCCTCGACGAGTCGGGCGCGCTGCTCGGCAACCCCGTGCACCACCGCGACTCCCGCACCGACGGGGTGCCGGAGAAGGTGGCCGCGTCGATCTCCGCCCGGGAGCTGTACGACGTCACCGGACTGCAGCAATTGCCGTTCAACACGCTGTACCAGCTGGTGGCCGAACAGGACCGGCTGACCGCGGCCCGCACCATGCTGCTCGTGCCGGACCTGCTGAATTACTGGCTGACCGGCGAGATCGGCGCCGAGCGCACCAACGCGTCGACGACCCAGCTCTACGACGTCCGCGCGCGGACCTGGGCCACGGACCTGGCGACACGGGTGGGCATCCCGCCGCGGTTGCTGCCACCGCTGTGCGACCCCGGCACTGTGGTGGGTTCGGCGCGGGAGCTGTCGGGCGTGCCGGTGATCGCGGTCGGCTCGCACGACACGGCGTCGGCGGTGGTCGCGGTGCCGGCGTCGCCCGGGAGCACCTTCGCGTACATCTCCTGCGGTACCTGGTCGCTTGCGGGTCTGGAGCTGCCGGAGCCGGAGCTGGGTGACGCGGCGCTGGCCGCGAACTTCACCAACGAGGGCGGCGTCGACGGCACGATCCGGTTCCTGCGCAACGTGATGGGCCTGTGGGTGCTGTCGGAGACCCTGCGGACGTGGTCGCGCACGGACCTGCCGGATTTGCTGACGGCGGCCACCTCGGCTCCGGCGCTGGCGGCTGTGGTCGACATCGACGCGCCGGAGTTCCTCGCGCCGGGCGACATGCCGGCCCGCATCGCGGCGGCCTGCCGCGCCACCGGCCAGCGCCCGCCGTCGACGCCGGCCGAGGTGGTCCGGTGCATTGTGGACAGTCTGGCCCTGGCCCACCGCCGCACGCTCCGCACGGCGGCCGACGTCTCCGGCCGCTCGTTCGACGTCGTCCACATCGTCGGCGGCGGCGCGCGCAACGAACTCCTCTGCCAGCTGACGGCGGACGCGTGCGGCGTCCCGGTCCTCGCCGGCCCGGTCGAAGCGGCCGCGCTGGGCAACGTCCTGGTCCAGGCCCGCGCCCTCGGCGAGGACCTCCCGGACTTGCCGTCGATGCGAGCCCTGGTCCGCGAAACCCAGGAGGTCCGCCGCTACGACCCCACGAGCCACGACGACTGGGCCGCCGCAGAGTCCCGGCTCGGCTGA
- a CDS encoding NPP1 family protein, producing the protein MAHRSRTLATVAAAVVGLAVAFPATAFADPPGALPATASDFEKTFQPAFDYDKDGCYPTPAIGPDGTIAPGLSLGGDTNGHCRDSWDLDNTNSYSRQKCNNGWCAVMYTLYFEKDQASLGPGSAGHRHDWEHIVVWVKDNQVEYVATSQHGGFAVHDRASMRFEGTHAKVVYHKDGGSTHCFRSANGNDDPPENHKGVWQYPALVGWDGYPAGIRDKLVAANFGSATFGIKDGQFTGNLGKAKPAGIPFDENA; encoded by the coding sequence ATGGCGCACCGATCCCGCACCCTGGCCACCGTGGCGGCCGCCGTAGTGGGGCTCGCGGTGGCGTTCCCGGCGACGGCGTTCGCCGACCCGCCCGGCGCCCTGCCCGCCACCGCGAGCGACTTCGAGAAGACCTTCCAGCCCGCCTTCGACTACGACAAGGACGGCTGTTACCCGACCCCGGCGATCGGCCCGGACGGGACCATCGCGCCGGGCCTGTCCCTCGGCGGCGACACCAACGGCCACTGCCGCGACTCCTGGGACCTCGACAACACCAACTCCTACTCGCGCCAGAAGTGCAACAACGGCTGGTGCGCCGTGATGTACACGCTCTACTTCGAGAAGGACCAGGCGTCCCTCGGCCCCGGCAGCGCCGGCCACCGCCACGACTGGGAACACATCGTCGTGTGGGTCAAGGACAACCAGGTCGAGTACGTGGCGACGTCGCAGCACGGCGGCTTCGCGGTGCACGACCGCGCGAGCATGCGCTTCGAAGGCACGCACGCGAAGGTCGTCTACCACAAGGACGGCGGCTCGACGCACTGCTTCCGCTCCGCCAACGGCAACGACGACCCGCCGGAGAACCACAAGGGCGTCTGGCAGTACCCGGCCCTGGTCGGCTGGGACGGCTACCCGGCCGGGATCCGCGACAAGCTCGTCGCGGCGAACTTCGGCAGTGCCACCTTCGGCATCAAGGACGGCCAGTTCACCGGCAACCTCGGCAAAGCGAAGCCGGCCGGCATCCCGTTCGACGAGAACGCCTGA
- a CDS encoding mycothiol-dependent nitroreductase Rv2466c family protein: MNEVKTVDLWFDPVCPWAWIGSRWLLEVEQVREVRTRFHVFSLAVHNEGREVDAWYRTWLDERWGPARVALAAERAHGNEVLRDFYTAFGTRVHRDQAPVDRTTLEAALAEAGLPAALADAAGSTEFDADLLKSNRAALDPIGEDLGVPALHLPGEDGSVNAFFGPVVSPVPRGEDAGRLWDGVVLVTGTEGFFELKRGRGRPVTS; encoded by the coding sequence GTGAATGAAGTGAAGACCGTCGACCTGTGGTTCGACCCCGTGTGCCCGTGGGCCTGGATCGGCTCGCGGTGGCTGCTGGAAGTGGAGCAGGTGCGCGAAGTCCGGACGCGGTTCCACGTGTTCAGCCTGGCCGTGCACAACGAAGGCCGCGAAGTGGACGCCTGGTACCGGACCTGGCTCGACGAGCGCTGGGGCCCGGCCCGCGTCGCGCTGGCCGCCGAGCGGGCGCACGGGAATGAGGTGCTGCGGGACTTCTACACCGCGTTCGGCACCCGCGTGCACCGCGATCAGGCGCCGGTCGACCGCACGACTCTCGAAGCCGCCCTCGCCGAAGCCGGGCTGCCCGCCGCGCTCGCGGACGCGGCCGGCAGCACCGAGTTCGACGCGGATCTCCTGAAGAGCAACCGCGCGGCCCTCGACCCGATCGGCGAGGACCTCGGCGTTCCGGCCCTCCACCTGCCCGGCGAAGACGGCTCGGTGAACGCGTTCTTCGGCCCGGTCGTCAGCCCGGTACCCCGTGGGGAAGACGCCGGGCGGCTGTGGGACGGCGTCGTGCTCGTGACCGGCACGGAGGGCTTCTTCGAGCTGAAGCGCGGCCGCGGCCGGCCGGTCACGAGCTGA
- a CDS encoding response regulator transcription factor encodes MTVRLLLADDQEMVRQALGTLLDLEDDFEVVASVGRGDEIVAAAREHRPDVALLDIEMPGLDGLAAAAVLAAQVPDCRVVMLTTFGRAGYLRRAMEAGAVGFVVKDAPADALADAIRRVVKGERVVDPALAVATLAAGESPLTARERDVLITARTGATIAEIASRLYLSEGTVRNYVSAAITKTGGRNRVDAVRIADDRGWL; translated from the coding sequence GTGACCGTCCGCTTGCTGCTCGCCGACGACCAGGAGATGGTCCGCCAGGCGCTCGGCACCCTCCTGGACCTGGAGGACGACTTCGAAGTCGTCGCGTCCGTCGGGCGGGGTGACGAGATCGTCGCGGCGGCGCGCGAACACCGGCCCGACGTCGCGCTGCTCGACATCGAGATGCCGGGCCTCGACGGGCTCGCCGCCGCGGCCGTGCTGGCCGCCCAGGTGCCGGACTGCCGCGTCGTCATGCTCACGACCTTCGGCCGCGCCGGCTACCTGCGCCGCGCGATGGAGGCGGGCGCCGTCGGGTTCGTGGTCAAGGACGCCCCGGCCGACGCCCTCGCCGACGCGATCCGCCGGGTGGTCAAGGGTGAGCGCGTGGTCGACCCGGCGCTCGCGGTGGCGACCCTCGCCGCGGGCGAATCCCCGTTGACCGCCAGGGAACGCGACGTCCTCATCACCGCCCGGACGGGCGCGACGATCGCCGAGATCGCGTCGCGGCTCTACCTGTCCGAAGGCACCGTCCGGAACTATGTGTCCGCGGCGATCACCAAGACCGGCGGGCGCAACCGTGTCGACGCCGTCCGGATCGCCGACGACCGCGGCTGGCTCTGA
- a CDS encoding sensor histidine kinase has product MNDSTAPADAQRWVRGWRRLVLDAGLLAFPIVTVPGVLEHSSGAAAVAGCAIVAAFAVAYVVGAVAAARRTWRRYWISLGICTVLFAAALPFAHGEAFFLAAVVVSLVAPRIGRYAPALGAVVALAAVLVPWAVPSWRAEPGWPQAIALFFTVLVVYAFAEAIHANIALVEARAEVARLASEAERTRIARDLHDLLGHSLTAITVKSTLARRLIATETERASEEMSAVETLARQALTDVRAAVSGYRDVTLAGELARGRELLRACGVTADLPTAVDVVGPDHQVLFGWVVREGLTNVARHARATRCTVTLSASSVEVLDDGVGGRSTEGSGLAGLRERVADAGGRVEAGPANPRGWRLAVSLTPAEVP; this is encoded by the coding sequence ATGAACGACTCGACGGCGCCCGCCGACGCGCAGCGGTGGGTGCGCGGCTGGCGGCGGCTGGTCCTCGACGCGGGCCTGCTGGCCTTCCCGATCGTCACCGTTCCCGGCGTGCTGGAGCACTCGAGCGGCGCGGCCGCGGTGGCCGGCTGCGCGATCGTGGCCGCCTTCGCCGTCGCCTACGTCGTGGGCGCGGTCGCGGCCGCCCGCCGCACGTGGCGGCGGTACTGGATCTCCCTCGGGATCTGCACGGTGCTGTTCGCCGCGGCGCTCCCCTTCGCCCACGGAGAAGCCTTCTTCCTCGCCGCGGTCGTCGTTTCGCTGGTCGCGCCGCGCATCGGCCGCTACGCCCCGGCGCTGGGCGCCGTCGTCGCCCTGGCCGCCGTCCTGGTCCCGTGGGCCGTGCCGTCGTGGCGGGCCGAACCGGGCTGGCCGCAGGCGATCGCCCTCTTCTTCACCGTGCTCGTGGTCTACGCCTTCGCCGAAGCCATCCACGCCAACATCGCCCTCGTCGAGGCCCGCGCCGAGGTCGCGCGGCTGGCGTCGGAGGCCGAGCGCACCCGGATCGCGCGCGACCTGCACGACCTGCTGGGCCACTCGCTCACCGCGATCACCGTCAAGAGCACCCTGGCGCGCCGGCTCATCGCCACCGAGACCGAGCGCGCGAGCGAGGAGATGTCCGCCGTCGAGACGCTCGCCCGTCAGGCGCTGACCGACGTCCGGGCCGCCGTCTCGGGCTACCGGGACGTCACCCTCGCCGGGGAGCTGGCTCGCGGCCGCGAGCTGCTGCGCGCGTGCGGGGTCACCGCGGACCTGCCTACCGCCGTCGACGTCGTCGGCCCGGACCACCAGGTCCTGTTCGGCTGGGTCGTGCGCGAAGGCCTCACCAACGTGGCCCGCCACGCCCGCGCGACCCGCTGCACCGTCACGCTTTCCGCGTCGTCGGTCGAAGTGCTCGACGACGGCGTCGGCGGCCGGAGCACCGAAGGCAGCGGGCTCGCGGGGCTCCGCGAACGGGTCGCCGACGCAGGCGGGCGCGTCGAGGCGGGGCCGGCGAACCCACGGGGCTGGCGGCTGGCCGTGTCCCTGACCCCGGCGGAGGTGCCGTGA
- a CDS encoding LacI family DNA-binding transcriptional regulator, whose translation MTTHPPPAPPTLEDVARVAGVSRATVSRVVNSVRNVDPKLRETVERAIADTGYVPNRAARSLVTRHTGGIALVVSEPERHVDAEAFTGGVFGDPFFGRVVEGVVAHLRPHGRHPLLMLVDSEDERASLVAKLRQEQVSGVLLISLAPDQDPLPLVLTEAGVPTALFARPARPAPVCYVDVAHQDGARIAADRLVSRGCHRVATIAGPGGTPAGHDRLAGFRDAMARHGHAYVAVAEGDFTQHGGELAMERLLATEPDLDGVFVANDLMAYGALSVLAEAGRRVPDDIAVIGFDDSQVALSCRPRLTTIRQPVEAMGAAMARMVLDRMANPALRAESVIFDPELVVRDSA comes from the coding sequence GTGACGACGCATCCGCCTCCGGCGCCACCGACCCTCGAAGACGTCGCGAGGGTCGCCGGTGTCTCGCGCGCCACGGTGTCGCGCGTGGTCAACAGCGTGCGCAACGTCGACCCGAAGCTGCGCGAAACCGTCGAACGCGCGATCGCCGACACCGGGTACGTGCCGAACCGGGCCGCGCGGTCCCTGGTCACGCGGCACACCGGCGGGATCGCGCTGGTGGTGTCCGAACCCGAGCGGCACGTGGACGCCGAGGCCTTCACCGGCGGGGTGTTCGGCGACCCGTTCTTCGGCCGGGTCGTCGAGGGCGTTGTCGCGCACCTGCGCCCGCACGGCCGGCACCCGCTGCTGATGCTCGTCGACAGCGAGGACGAACGCGCCTCGCTCGTGGCGAAGCTGCGGCAGGAACAGGTGAGCGGGGTGCTGCTGATCTCATTGGCCCCGGACCAGGACCCGTTGCCGCTGGTGCTGACCGAGGCGGGCGTCCCGACGGCGCTGTTCGCGCGGCCCGCCCGCCCGGCGCCGGTGTGCTACGTCGACGTCGCCCACCAGGACGGCGCCCGGATCGCGGCGGACCGGCTCGTTTCCCGCGGCTGCCACCGGGTCGCGACGATCGCCGGCCCGGGCGGCACCCCGGCGGGCCACGACCGCCTGGCGGGCTTCCGCGACGCGATGGCCCGCCACGGCCACGCGTACGTCGCGGTCGCCGAGGGCGACTTCACCCAGCACGGCGGCGAACTCGCGATGGAGCGGCTGCTGGCGACCGAGCCGGACCTGGACGGCGTGTTCGTGGCCAATGATCTGATGGCGTACGGCGCGTTGTCGGTGCTTGCCGAAGCGGGGCGCCGGGTCCCGGACGACATCGCGGTCATCGGCTTCGACGACAGCCAGGTGGCCCTGAGCTGCCGCCCCCGCCTCACCACGATCCGCCAGCCGGTCGAGGCCATGGGCGCGGCGATGGCGCGGATGGTCCTGGACCGCATGGCGAACCCCGCGCTGCGCGCGGAATCGGTGATCTTCGACCCGGAACTGGTAGTCCGAGACTCCGCCTGA
- a CDS encoding DUF305 domain-containing protein has product MRRTAPVLAAVVVAMSMGGCATTAAPAAPALPPGPGSGSGSGAFNPTDIAWLQLTVPMTENAVTAAHLAVDHAASTAVRSAASALEPSQDGFLTRLRAARDRAGLPAGNVHSGHRMPGMITDADLVALRTSHGGGFDQRLVALLRAHSKQIVVLAKGEQTSGADPATRALAGELAAAATREGEVLDRTS; this is encoded by the coding sequence GTGAGGCGGACGGCGCCGGTGCTCGCGGCGGTGGTGGTGGCGATGTCCATGGGCGGGTGTGCCACCACCGCCGCGCCGGCGGCCCCGGCGCTGCCGCCCGGCCCCGGGTCGGGTTCCGGGTCCGGGGCGTTCAACCCGACCGACATCGCGTGGTTGCAGCTGACCGTGCCGATGACGGAGAACGCCGTCACGGCGGCCCACCTCGCGGTGGACCACGCGGCGAGCACCGCCGTGCGGTCCGCCGCGTCGGCCCTCGAGCCGTCCCAGGACGGGTTCCTCACCCGCCTGCGGGCGGCTCGCGACCGGGCGGGGTTGCCCGCCGGGAACGTCCACAGCGGACACCGGATGCCGGGGATGATCACCGACGCCGACCTGGTCGCGCTCCGGACCAGCCACGGCGGCGGCTTCGACCAGCGGCTCGTCGCGTTGCTGCGGGCCCACTCGAAGCAGATCGTGGTGCTGGCGAAGGGCGAACAGACGTCCGGCGCCGACCCGGCGACCCGGGCGCTGGCCGGGGAACTCGCCGCCGCCGCGACCCGGGAAGGGGAGGTCCTGGACCGGACGAGCTGA
- a CDS encoding DUF1996 domain-containing protein, with protein MVSKAALLACTAATVLAGAFLTAATSSPAVADNLVTHHEFQVNCSPSHHQPDDPIVFPGLPGASHDHTFIGNKTTNANTTLASLQQSGVGNTTCLAPDDLSAYWFPTVYNGNQVILPNFAQVVYYKSGILDYTRVVPFPPGLRYVAGTVTATQDQFQNAPGAIEGWECGDSFHNWDIPVQCTPGSQLNIRYQAPSCWDGVHLDSADHKSHMAYPDKTTLTCPADHPVAVPMLEFKIAFPVSGDMSGVHLASGRGYSWHYDFFNAWDPPTLAALVTHCINGGLQCDPRGFDVYKPDRGGVLGPNYRLPGRP; from the coding sequence TTGGTATCGAAAGCCGCGCTCCTCGCCTGCACCGCCGCCACCGTGCTGGCAGGCGCCTTCCTGACCGCGGCGACGTCGTCGCCGGCCGTAGCCGACAACCTGGTGACCCACCACGAGTTCCAGGTCAACTGCTCCCCCAGCCACCACCAGCCGGACGACCCGATCGTCTTCCCCGGGCTGCCCGGCGCGTCGCACGACCACACGTTCATCGGCAACAAGACCACCAACGCGAACACGACGCTGGCGTCGTTGCAGCAGTCGGGCGTGGGCAACACGACCTGCCTGGCGCCGGACGACCTGTCGGCGTACTGGTTCCCGACGGTCTACAACGGCAACCAGGTGATCCTGCCGAACTTCGCGCAGGTCGTGTACTACAAGTCCGGCATCCTCGACTACACCAGGGTCGTGCCGTTCCCGCCCGGCCTGCGTTACGTGGCCGGGACGGTCACGGCGACCCAGGACCAGTTCCAGAACGCGCCCGGCGCCATCGAAGGCTGGGAGTGCGGGGACAGCTTCCACAACTGGGACATCCCGGTGCAGTGCACGCCGGGCAGCCAGCTGAACATCCGGTACCAGGCCCCGAGCTGCTGGGACGGCGTCCACCTGGATTCCGCCGATCACAAGAGCCACATGGCGTACCCGGACAAGACGACGCTGACGTGCCCCGCCGATCACCCGGTCGCGGTGCCGATGCTGGAGTTCAAGATCGCGTTCCCGGTCAGCGGTGACATGTCCGGCGTCCACCTGGCCAGCGGGCGCGGGTATTCGTGGCACTACGACTTCTTCAACGCGTGGGACCCGCCCACCCTCGCCGCGCTGGTCACGCACTGCATCAACGGCGGGCTCCAGTGCGACCCGCGCGGGTTCGACGTCTACAAGCCGGACCGCGGGGGCGTCCTCGGTCCGAACTACCGGCTGCCCGGCCGGCCGTGA
- a CDS encoding discoidin domain-containing protein, producing MDRPLPLRAVPALVVLLVLGLLAGPTPAHAATLLSQGRPVTASSSEGASTPASAAVDGNAGTRWASAWSDPQWLQVDLGTAADISQVTMNWESAYATAYEIQVSDNAASWQTVYSTTTATGGVQNLAVTGHGRYVRFYGTHRVGGYGYSLWEFQVSGTPGTTTPGGPGVTKVTGSQGNWQLSVDGQPWTVKGLTWGPPVSEASARMPELHSIGVNTVRTWGTDGSSQPLLDAAAANGIKVVAGFWLQPGGGPGSGGCVDYTTDTTYKNTMLGEIQKWVNAYKGNAGVLMWNVGNESILGMQNCYSGTLLEQNRIAYARFVDQAAQAIHAIDANHPVTSTDAWTGAWPYYKAYTPNLDLYSVNSYAQVCQVKQDWINGGYTKPYIITETGPAGEWEVPNDVNGVPAEPTDQQKRDGYTNAWNCVLAHPGVALGATLFHYGSEGDFGGVWFNITTGNEKRLSWYAVRKIYSGQTGGNTPPVISSMNLSRTTDVPAGGTFTVTANVSDPDGDPITYTMGYNSKYINNAGGLIPAQFTGTGTFTVTAPQDLGVWKIYLYARDGHGNVGIETRSLRVVAPPVPGTNLARGAATTASTYQADGPGAPYPPQAATDGNSATRWASAWADPQWLQVDLGSRQAFNHVQLVWESAFGKAYEIQVSDDAANWRSVYGTTTGDGGADDLAVSATARYVRVNATQRGTAYGYSLYEFGVYRS from the coding sequence GTGGACCGACCGTTGCCCCTTCGTGCCGTCCCGGCACTCGTGGTCCTGCTGGTGCTGGGCCTGCTAGCCGGCCCGACCCCGGCACACGCCGCGACGTTGCTATCCCAAGGCAGACCCGTGACCGCCTCCAGCAGCGAGGGCGCCTCGACGCCGGCGTCCGCCGCGGTCGACGGCAACGCGGGCACCCGCTGGGCCAGCGCCTGGAGCGACCCGCAGTGGCTGCAGGTCGACCTCGGCACCGCCGCCGACATCAGCCAGGTGACCATGAACTGGGAATCGGCCTACGCGACGGCGTACGAGATCCAGGTCTCCGACAATGCCGCGTCCTGGCAGACCGTGTACAGCACGACCACCGCGACCGGCGGCGTCCAGAACCTCGCCGTCACCGGCCACGGCCGGTACGTGCGCTTCTACGGCACCCACCGCGTCGGCGGTTACGGCTACTCGCTCTGGGAGTTCCAGGTCAGCGGCACCCCGGGCACGACGACGCCGGGCGGCCCCGGCGTCACGAAGGTGACCGGCAGCCAGGGCAACTGGCAGCTGAGCGTCGACGGCCAGCCGTGGACCGTCAAGGGCCTCACCTGGGGCCCGCCGGTGAGCGAAGCATCGGCGCGGATGCCGGAGCTGCACTCGATCGGCGTCAACACCGTCCGCACCTGGGGCACCGACGGCAGCAGCCAGCCGCTGCTGGACGCCGCCGCGGCCAACGGGATCAAGGTCGTCGCCGGCTTCTGGCTGCAGCCCGGCGGCGGTCCGGGCAGCGGCGGCTGCGTGGATTACACCACCGACACGACCTACAAGAACACGATGCTCGGCGAGATCCAGAAGTGGGTCAACGCCTACAAGGGCAACGCCGGCGTGCTCATGTGGAACGTCGGCAACGAGTCGATCCTCGGCATGCAGAACTGCTACTCCGGCACGCTCCTGGAGCAGAACCGCATCGCCTACGCCCGGTTCGTCGACCAGGCCGCGCAGGCGATCCACGCGATCGACGCCAACCACCCGGTCACCTCGACCGACGCCTGGACCGGCGCGTGGCCGTACTACAAGGCCTACACCCCGAACCTCGACCTGTACTCGGTGAACTCCTACGCCCAGGTCTGCCAGGTCAAGCAGGACTGGATCAACGGCGGTTACACGAAGCCCTACATCATCACCGAGACCGGCCCGGCCGGCGAGTGGGAGGTCCCGAACGACGTCAACGGCGTCCCCGCCGAGCCGACCGACCAGCAGAAGCGCGACGGTTACACCAACGCCTGGAACTGCGTGCTGGCCCACCCCGGCGTGGCGCTCGGCGCGACGCTGTTCCACTACGGCAGCGAAGGCGACTTCGGCGGCGTCTGGTTCAACATCACCACGGGCAACGAGAAACGGCTTTCGTGGTACGCCGTCCGCAAGATCTACAGTGGACAGACCGGCGGCAACACGCCCCCGGTGATCTCGTCGATGAACCTCAGCCGCACCACCGACGTCCCGGCCGGCGGCACCTTCACCGTGACGGCGAACGTGTCCGATCCGGACGGTGACCCGATCACCTACACCATGGGCTACAACAGCAAGTACATCAACAACGCCGGGGGCCTGATCCCGGCGCAGTTCACCGGCACCGGCACGTTCACCGTCACCGCGCCGCAGGACCTGGGCGTCTGGAAGATCTACCTCTACGCCCGCGACGGGCACGGCAACGTCGGCATCGAGACGCGCTCGCTGCGCGTGGTCGCGCCGCCGGTGCCGGGCACCAACCTGGCCCGCGGCGCGGCGACGACGGCGTCGACCTACCAGGCCGACGGCCCCGGCGCGCCCTACCCGCCGCAGGCCGCGACGGACGGCAACTCGGCGACGCGCTGGGCGAGCGCGTGGGCCGACCCGCAGTGGCTGCAGGTCGACCTGGGCAGCCGGCAGGCGTTCAACCACGTCCAGCTGGTCTGGGAGTCGGCGTTCGGCAAGGCGTACGAGATCCAGGTCAGTGACGACGCGGCGAACTGGCGCTCGGTCTACGGCACCACGACCGGCGACGGCGGGGCCGACGACCTCGCGGTCTCGGCCACGGCCCGGTACGTGCGGGTGAACGCCACCCAGCGCGGCACGGCGTACGGGTATTCGCTGTACGAGTTCGGCGTCTACCGGAGCTGA
- a CDS encoding XRE family transcriptional regulator: protein MSEERSFAERLAHLIATVHPPDRKPYSYREIAHGVAEQTGVTMSATHVQQLAVGARKDPKRSHIQALAQFFGVPVTYFFDDEVAGQVDRQVEDVVAWRDGEARKMAQRAMQLSPRDRETVTALMDQLGSYDETRRREGRRRKPE, encoded by the coding sequence GTGAGCGAGGAGCGCAGTTTCGCCGAACGGCTGGCGCACTTGATCGCGACCGTGCACCCGCCGGATCGCAAGCCGTACTCCTACCGGGAGATCGCGCACGGCGTCGCGGAGCAGACCGGCGTCACGATGTCGGCGACCCACGTGCAGCAGCTCGCCGTCGGCGCGCGCAAGGACCCGAAGCGGTCCCACATCCAGGCGCTGGCCCAGTTCTTCGGCGTGCCGGTGACGTACTTCTTCGACGACGAGGTCGCCGGCCAGGTCGACCGGCAGGTCGAGGACGTCGTGGCGTGGCGCGACGGCGAGGCCCGGAAGATGGCGCAGCGGGCGATGCAGCTTTCGCCGCGGGACCGCGAGACCGTGACCGCCCTGATGGACCAGCTCGGCAGCTACGACGAGACCCGCCGCCGCGAGGGCCGGCGCCGGAAGCCGGAGTGA
- a CDS encoding 2'-5' RNA ligase family protein encodes MPRPGTTALVILLPAAEPVLAAARRTAPELVRPGLPAHVTALYPFLPAGEVTDEVLDAVRDLAAAVAPIGVPLTELVTAPGFSAVPVPSLQPIADAVCARWPDVRPYGGRFGPTPAAHLTVAMGGGDADLERVAAAVRPLLPLDARAEALHLVALDDDGWETRLTAPFGA; translated from the coding sequence GTGCCCCGACCCGGAACCACCGCGCTGGTGATCCTGCTGCCCGCCGCCGAGCCCGTCCTGGCCGCGGCCCGGCGCACCGCCCCCGAACTGGTCCGCCCCGGCCTGCCCGCGCACGTCACGGCGCTGTACCCGTTCCTGCCCGCGGGCGAGGTGACCGACGAGGTCCTCGACGCCGTGCGCGACCTCGCCGCCGCCGTCGCGCCGATCGGCGTGCCGCTCACCGAACTGGTCACCGCACCGGGCTTCTCGGCGGTCCCGGTGCCCTCGCTGCAACCGATCGCCGACGCCGTCTGCGCGCGCTGGCCGGACGTCCGGCCCTACGGTGGCCGGTTCGGCCCGACACCCGCCGCTCACCTGACCGTCGCGATGGGCGGCGGCGACGCCGACCTCGAGCGGGTCGCGGCCGCGGTCCGGCCGCTGCTCCCGCTGGACGCCCGCGCGGAGGCCCTGCACCTGGTCGCCCTCGACGACGACGGCTGGGAAACGCGGCTCACCGCGCCGTTCGGCGCCTGA